The following coding sequences lie in one Flavobacterium cyclinae genomic window:
- a CDS encoding cell division protein FtsQ/DivIB, whose protein sequence is MRRINWHTIRLVLIIFAMIFLYSFSSKRNSQRKISKIDIKFDSEENMFLTNDMVNNLLIQNFGGASTIQKDKLDLNTLEAVLDDHEMIEKAQVFSTIDGFLNTRITQKTPIVRVITDSDSYYLDSKGDRMSLSENFSARVPLVVGAISEENCKPYLKLFNEIKKDDFLSKNITAAQIMPSGNVILTNRSYDYKIVFGKPMNVERKFKNYKAFFHHAIKDTLIKNYKEINLMFIQQVVCKK, encoded by the coding sequence ATGAGAAGAATTAATTGGCATACTATTCGATTGGTGTTAATCATTTTTGCTATGATTTTCTTGTACTCTTTTTCGTCAAAGCGAAATAGTCAGCGTAAAATCAGTAAGATAGATATCAAATTTGATTCAGAGGAAAACATGTTTTTAACAAATGATATGGTTAATAACTTGTTAATACAAAATTTTGGAGGTGCTTCAACAATTCAAAAAGATAAGTTAGATTTGAATACTTTAGAGGCTGTACTCGATGATCACGAGATGATTGAAAAAGCACAAGTTTTTTCAACAATAGACGGATTTCTAAATACGCGTATTACTCAAAAGACCCCAATCGTAAGAGTTATTACTGATTCAGACAGTTATTACCTTGATTCAAAAGGAGATAGAATGTCGTTATCGGAAAATTTTTCAGCACGAGTTCCGCTGGTTGTCGGCGCAATAAGTGAAGAAAATTGTAAGCCATATTTGAAATTGTTTAACGAAATCAAAAAAGATGATTTCTTAAGCAAAAACATTACGGCAGCACAAATTATGCCTTCTGGAAACGTAATTTTAACGAACAGAAGTTATGATTATAAAATAGTGTTTGGGAAACCAATGAATGTAGAAAGAAAGTTTAAAAATTATAAAGCTTTTTTTCATCATGCAATAAAAGACACATTGATAAAAAATTATAAAGAAATAAACTTGATGTTTATACAACAAGTGGTTTGTAAGAAATAA
- the ftsA gene encoding cell division protein FtsA produces the protein MNKDNIAVGLDIGTTKIVAMIGKKNEYGKLEILGVGKSKSLGVHRGVVNNITQTIQSIQQAVAEAENDSGYKINDVVVGIAGQHIRSIQHSDYISRPNAEEVIGDADIDTLIGQVHKLAMLPGEEIIHVLPQEFKIDGQAEIKEPIGMYGGRLESSFHVVVGQAASIRNLGRCVKSAGLELSGLTLEPLASADAVLSQEEKEAGVALIDIGGGTTDLAIFKDGIIRHTAVIPFGGNVITEDIKEGCSIIEKQAELLKTRFGSAWPGENKDNEIVSIPGLRGREPKEISLKNLSKIIHARVVEIIEQVYAEIKLYGHEDPKKKLIAGIVLTGGGAQLQHIKQLVEYITGMDTRIGYPNEHLAGDSDEELSSPLYATAVGLVMNSIRNNTKSATPFVEMKKEEPVVVRSQVVVEEPVIEEEKEEPKATQPIKHETTDDKIKRSFFDKYIDKIKEFLDNAE, from the coding sequence ATGAACAAAGACAACATTGCAGTAGGATTAGATATTGGTACAACTAAGATTGTAGCAATGATAGGGAAGAAGAATGAATATGGTAAGCTTGAGATTCTCGGAGTAGGAAAATCAAAAAGCTTAGGTGTTCATCGTGGTGTTGTGAATAATATTACACAAACTATTCAGTCAATTCAACAAGCGGTTGCTGAAGCTGAAAACGATTCAGGTTACAAAATTAATGATGTTGTAGTCGGTATTGCAGGTCAGCATATTCGTAGTATCCAACATAGTGATTACATCAGTCGCCCAAATGCAGAAGAAGTAATTGGTGATGCTGATATCGATACGTTAATTGGACAAGTGCACAAATTAGCAATGTTGCCAGGTGAAGAAATAATTCACGTGTTGCCACAAGAATTCAAAATCGATGGTCAAGCCGAAATTAAAGAACCTATCGGAATGTACGGTGGAAGATTAGAATCTAGCTTTCATGTGGTAGTTGGTCAAGCAGCTTCGATTCGAAATTTAGGAAGATGTGTTAAAAGTGCTGGTTTAGAATTGTCGGGATTAACATTAGAGCCATTAGCTTCGGCTGATGCAGTTTTAAGTCAAGAAGAAAAAGAAGCAGGAGTTGCTTTGATAGATATAGGTGGTGGAACAACTGATTTAGCCATTTTTAAAGATGGAATCATTCGTCATACAGCAGTAATTCCTTTCGGAGGAAACGTGATTACGGAAGATATTAAAGAAGGATGTTCAATCATCGAAAAACAAGCCGAGTTATTAAAAACTCGTTTTGGTTCAGCTTGGCCTGGAGAAAATAAAGATAACGAAATCGTTTCGATTCCTGGATTAAGAGGTAGAGAACCAAAAGAAATTTCGCTTAAAAACTTGTCTAAAATTATTCACGCTAGAGTTGTGGAAATTATTGAACAAGTATATGCTGAAATCAAATTATACGGACACGAAGATCCTAAGAAAAAACTAATTGCAGGTATTGTATTAACAGGTGGTGGAGCACAATTGCAACACATCAAACAGCTAGTGGAATATATTACAGGAATGGATACAAGAATTGGTTATCCAAACGAGCATTTAGCAGGAGATTCAGACGAAGAATTGTCAAGTCCATTATATGCTACAGCTGTGGGATTAGTAATGAACAGTATTCGAAACAATACAAAAAGTGCTACTCCGTTTGTAGAAATGAAAAAAGAAGAACCAGTAGTGGTTCGCTCTCAAGTAGTGGTTGAAGAGCCAGTTATTGAGGAAGAAAAAGAGGAGCCAAAAGCAACTCAACCTATCAAACACGAAACAACTGATGATAAAATCAAACGTTCGTTTTTTGATAAATACATTGATAAGATTAAAGAATTTTTAGATAACGCAGAATAA